In Candidatus Methanosphaera massiliense, the following are encoded in one genomic region:
- a CDS encoding DUF366 family protein, producing the protein MQYLKWKDGNEYDGSQINPSWAFQEFGVKDSTIVSWVGPMNILGDNLIDYEDVGVDIKGNLMLNFIVEHFDEQPGNLKLAYHRQRMLVMITRDKLLDYGIRTTQDGDDIFIDNKKLSVSIATASISTMKMHFALNITTEGTPVDVETSALEDNNMSMEQIHELQDSIANTYMEYIETIDKDITKTRVF; encoded by the coding sequence ATGCAGTACTTAAAATGGAAAGATGGAAATGAATATGATGGAAGTCAAATTAATCCATCATGGGCATTTCAGGAATTTGGAGTAAAAGATTCTACTATAGTGTCATGGGTAGGTCCTATGAACATATTAGGCGATAATTTAATAGATTATGAAGATGTTGGAGTAGATATAAAAGGAAATCTCATGTTAAACTTTATAGTAGAACACTTTGATGAACAACCAGGAAATTTAAAGCTAGCATATCATAGACAGAGAATGTTAGTGATGATAACACGAGATAAACTATTAGATTACGGAATACGAACAACTCAAGATGGTGATGACATATTCATAGATAATAAGAAATTATCAGTATCAATAGCAACAGCTTCAATTAGTACAATGAAAATGCATTTTGCATTAAATATTACAACTGAAGGAACACCGGTTGATGTTGAAACATCAGCATTAGAAGATAATAATATGAGTATGGAACAAATACATGAATTACAGGATTCTATTGCAAATACATATATGGAATATATAGAAACAATAGATAAAGATATAACAAAAACAAGGGTATTCTAG
- a CDS encoding nucleotidyltransferase domain-containing protein: protein MNIRPRYFIETKDNLFFAVNTYYHPKDKIIAFLRYVPCEEGDRERNGIHYKKVNSKEAYEYLEKYHPDYLFYWNVENKKMMGVPVDDILEVHSPIARLNEILNDNSDNKYYEKVKLLANTFHDEAGISYDNMGITGSTLAGLEREDSDIDFIVFGLDNHKKARKLYGKLKNDDSSVLDKISGEYWNRVYHKRIKDDSMSFDEFVWYESRKNNRGLIKGTLFDILSTRNPSDIDFNESVHYKQIGSMKIKCQIVDDEQSYDTPAIYSIGNIEILDGPYVNIENIISFTHTYTGIVKNNENVIASGVCEEVSYQDSEEKSYNIIIGTTRESINEYVKLEKSPCEK, encoded by the coding sequence ATGAATATTAGACCACGTTATTTTATTGAAACCAAAGATAACTTATTTTTTGCTGTTAATACTTATTATCATCCTAAAGATAAAATAATTGCTTTTTTACGTTACGTTCCATGTGAAGAGGGAGACCGTGAGCGTAATGGTATACATTATAAAAAAGTTAATAGTAAAGAAGCATACGAATACCTGGAGAAATATCATCCAGACTACTTATTCTACTGGAATGTTGAGAATAAAAAGATGATGGGTGTGCCTGTAGATGATATTCTAGAGGTTCATAGTCCCATTGCAAGATTAAATGAAATTCTCAATGATAATAGTGATAACAAGTATTATGAAAAAGTTAAATTATTAGCTAATACTTTCCATGATGAAGCCGGAATTAGTTATGATAATATGGGTATTACTGGTTCTACGCTTGCAGGTCTTGAAAGAGAAGATTCTGATATTGATTTCATAGTATTTGGATTAGATAATCATAAAAAAGCTCGAAAATTATATGGTAAGTTAAAGAATGATGATTCTAGTGTTCTTGATAAAATTAGTGGTGAATACTGGAACAGGGTATATCATAAAAGAATAAAGGATGATTCCATGAGTTTTGATGAATTTGTATGGTATGAATCTAGAAAAAATAATCGTGGTCTTATAAAAGGTACGTTATTTGATATTCTTTCTACTAGAAATCCGTCTGATATTGATTTTAATGAATCTGTGCATTATAAACAGATTGGTTCTATGAAAATTAAATGTCAAATAGTTGATGATGAGCAATCTTATGATACTCCAGCTATCTATTCTATTGGAAATATTGAAATTTTAGATGGTCCCTACGTAAATATTGAAAATATCATATCATTTACACATACTTATACAGGTATTGTTAAAAATAATGAAAATGTTATTGCATCTGGTGTATGTGAAGAAGTAAGTTATCAAGACAGTGAAGAAAAATCATACAACATAATTATAGGTACAACACGCGAATCTATAAATGAATATGTAAAATTAGAAAAAAGTCCCTGTGAAAAATAG
- a CDS encoding DUF5612 domain-containing protein, whose protein sequence is MINAIIMRVIDKPGVLRKLTQFISEKEINIIYTYIHSESEKYASTYLELEDVQDITELMSELNKIPEVEDVKESPTMNNVWGKRIIIMGGGAQVSQVALGAITEADRHNIRGERISVDTVPLAGEQKLEEAVRAVGSLSRVGVLVLAGSLMGGSIVNAIDEIKEKYGIKVISLNMVGSVVDHADLVVTDPVQAGVMAVMAVANTAKFDIDRVNRTL, encoded by the coding sequence ATGATAAATGCAATAATTATGCGTGTAATAGATAAACCAGGAGTTTTAAGAAAATTAACTCAGTTTATTTCAGAGAAGGAAATAAATATAATTTATACTTATATTCATTCTGAATCTGAGAAGTATGCGTCAACATACTTAGAATTGGAAGATGTACAGGATATAACTGAATTAATGTCTGAATTAAATAAGATTCCTGAGGTTGAAGATGTGAAAGAGTCTCCAACTATGAATAATGTATGGGGAAAACGAATAATTATTATGGGTGGTGGAGCACAGGTTTCTCAAGTAGCACTGGGTGCAATAACTGAAGCAGACCGTCATAATATAAGAGGCGAACGTATAAGTGTGGATACAGTACCATTAGCAGGTGAACAGAAATTAGAAGAAGCAGTAAGAGCTGTAGGTTCATTATCCCGTGTGGGCGTCCTTGTTTTAGCCGGTTCTTTAATGGGAGGATCTATTGTAAATGCAATTGATGAAATTAAAGAAAAATATGGTATTAAAGTAATAAGCTTAAATATGGTTGGTTCTGTAGTAGATCATGCTGATTTAGTAGTAACTGACCCAGTACAAGCTGGGGTCATGGCAGTAATGGCTGTGGCTAATACAGCTAAATTTGACATAGACCGTGTTAATAGGACCTTATAA
- the feoB gene encoding ferrous iron transport protein B, with translation MEKLKFLLAGNPNVGKSSVFNNLTGMKQHVGNWPGKTVEQKAGSFEFDNYEIEMIDLPGNYSLTPYSVEEQVSRDAIIHEENDAVINIIDAENIQRNLYLTLQIMETGANVVLGINLLDYAEDAGIKINIKKLEETLGVPAVVIDAREGTGLNELIRTSIKAARHPTDNSKGLTYGFELDDHINEVKELFPNLKVGSAPKSWIAVKLLEGDDEVLDLAEESPDKENLRKVTEIRRHLEGILNDNIDDAFIDARYGEINGIMNKCITKPKSEKSTLTDKIDRIVTNKYLGIPIFLAVIYLVFYLTYTIGGPYQDLIDAGFSALIDYLTPILGDGLVSSFVLNGVIGGVGSILTFIPIIFILFFLLSLIEDVGYLARAAFVIDRAMYKIMGLSGKAFIPMILGFGCDVTGVMATRTLSNESDRISTMLALPFISCSARIPIYALFTAVFFTQNQTEVTFALYILGMIIAIIVAKTLKGTVFAEESAPFIMELPPYRLPTLKSATLHMWERGSLFIKKAGTIILGTSILVWLLGNLPPGVEEGSINSIIGIIGNAIAPVFAPLGFGFWQAAVALVFGIMAKEIVVSTFGTLFGVGDDGISAVLPTLFTPLSSLSFMVFVLLYVPCFACLGAIKEESNSWKWLGACVAICLVTAYVCAFIVYQGGVLLGFT, from the coding sequence ATGGAAAAACTAAAATTCTTACTAGCTGGTAACCCTAACGTAGGAAAAAGTTCTGTATTTAATAATCTTACAGGAATGAAACAACACGTAGGTAACTGGCCAGGTAAAACAGTAGAACAAAAAGCAGGTAGTTTTGAATTCGATAACTACGAAATCGAAATGATTGATCTTCCAGGTAACTATAGTTTAACCCCGTATTCAGTAGAAGAACAAGTTTCAAGAGATGCAATAATTCATGAAGAAAATGATGCTGTAATCAATATTATTGATGCAGAAAACATTCAGAGAAACTTGTATTTAACTTTACAAATTATGGAAACAGGAGCAAATGTTGTTCTTGGAATAAACTTATTAGATTATGCTGAAGATGCAGGTATAAAGATTAACATTAAAAAATTAGAAGAAACTTTAGGAGTTCCCGCAGTAGTAATAGATGCAAGAGAGGGAACAGGTCTTAATGAATTAATAAGAACTTCTATAAAAGCAGCTAGACATCCTACAGATAACTCCAAAGGATTAACATATGGATTCGAATTAGATGACCATATAAATGAAGTAAAAGAGTTATTCCCTAATCTAAAAGTAGGATCAGCACCAAAATCATGGATTGCTGTTAAACTTTTAGAAGGTGATGATGAAGTATTAGATTTAGCTGAAGAATCACCTGATAAAGAAAATTTACGTAAAGTAACAGAAATTCGTAGACACTTAGAAGGCATATTAAACGATAATATAGATGATGCATTTATCGATGCCAGATATGGAGAAATCAATGGTATAATGAATAAATGTATCACTAAACCTAAATCTGAAAAATCAACTTTAACAGATAAAATTGATAGAATTGTTACAAACAAATACCTAGGAATTCCAATATTCTTAGCAGTAATCTATCTAGTATTCTACTTAACCTACACAATAGGAGGTCCTTATCAGGATTTAATTGATGCAGGATTTTCAGCATTAATTGACTATCTAACACCAATCTTAGGTGATGGATTAGTATCCTCATTTGTATTAAATGGTGTAATTGGTGGAGTAGGTTCAATACTCACATTCATTCCTATCATATTCATACTGTTTTTCCTGCTAAGTTTGATAGAAGACGTTGGATACTTAGCAAGAGCAGCATTTGTAATTGATAGAGCAATGTATAAAATAATGGGATTATCTGGAAAAGCATTCATTCCAATGATTCTAGGATTTGGTTGTGACGTAACAGGAGTAATGGCAACAAGAACACTATCCAATGAAAGTGATAGAATATCTACAATGTTAGCATTACCTTTTATTTCCTGTAGTGCAAGAATTCCAATATATGCATTATTCACAGCTGTATTCTTCACACAAAATCAAACAGAAGTTACATTTGCATTATACATATTAGGTATGATTATAGCAATAATAGTAGCAAAAACACTTAAAGGTACAGTATTTGCTGAGGAATCAGCTCCATTTATCATGGAATTACCACCATACAGATTACCAACATTAAAAAGTGCAACTTTACACATGTGGGAAAGAGGATCTCTTTTCATTAAAAAAGCAGGTACAATAATTCTTGGTACATCAATACTTGTATGGTTATTAGGAAACTTACCACCAGGTGTAGAAGAAGGATCAATTAACAGTATAATTGGTATAATTGGTAACGCAATAGCACCTGTATTTGCTCCATTAGGATTTGGATTCTGGCAAGCTGCAGTAGCACTAGTATTCGGTATCATGGCAAAAGAAATTGTAGTATCTACATTCGGTACATTATTCGGTGTAGGTGACGATGGTATAAGTGCAGTATTACCTACATTATTTACTCCACTATCATCACTATCATTCATGGTATTCGTATTATTATATGTTCCATGTTTCGCTTGTCTTGGTGCAATCAAAGAGGAATCCAATTCATGGAAATGGCTTGGAGCTTGTGTAGCGATATGTCTTGTAACGGCGTATGTTTGTGCGTTCATCGTTTATCAAGGTGGAGTGTTACTAGGATTTACTTAG
- a CDS encoding FeoA family protein, with translation MVKTVDNLKPGETGIVKKHRVKGALGKHLREMGLVNGTPIKLERKAPLGYPLEIRIQGFSLALRKEEAESIELE, from the coding sequence ATGGTTAAAACTGTTGACAATTTAAAACCTGGTGAGACAGGCATTGTTAAAAAACACAGAGTAAAAGGGGCTTTAGGAAAGCACTTAAGAGAAATGGGTCTTGTTAATGGTACACCAATAAAACTCGAAAGAAAAGCACCATTAGGTTATCCTCTGGAAATCAGAATTCAAGGATTTTCTTTAGCTTTAAGAAAAGAAGAAGCTGAATCCATTGAACTAGAGTAA
- a CDS encoding FeoA family protein, with amino-acid sequence MVKTVDNLKPGETAVVKKHRVKGALGKHLREMGLVNGTPIKLERKAPLGYPLEVRIQGFSLALRKEEAESIEVE; translated from the coding sequence ATGGTTAAAACTGTCGATAATTTAAAACCTGGAGAAACAGCTGTTGTTAAAAAACACAGAGTAAAAGGAGCTTTAGGAAAACACCTAAGAGAAATGGGTCTCGTTAACGGTACACCAATAAAACTTGAAAGAAAAGCACCATTAGGCTATCCTCTTGAAGTAAGGATTCAAGGATTTTCTTTAGCTTTAAGAAAAGAGGAAGCAGAATCTATTGAAGTAGAATAA
- a CDS encoding energy-converting hydrogenase B subunit P, with protein sequence MKIVLRPHHIISLAGYIVELRTSFRNLIVVNHEDEPIKLEVPVLNDQWIEEHRALGLEVIPVNDDDNFLVMYQIAKHKLDAERKALESN encoded by the coding sequence ATGAAAATAGTATTAAGACCACATCATATAATAAGTTTAGCTGGTTATATTGTAGAACTAAGGACATCATTTAGGAATTTAATTGTTGTAAATCATGAAGATGAACCAATTAAATTAGAAGTTCCTGTTCTTAATGATCAATGGATTGAAGAACACAGAGCTTTAGGTTTAGAAGTTATCCCAGTTAATGATGATGATAATTTCTTAGTAATGTATCAAATAGCTAAACATAAATTAGATGCAGAAAGAAAAGCTTTAGAAAGTAATTAA
- a CDS encoding respiratory chain complex I subunit 1 family protein has product MDLVTSIGYVIGAFIIAMIVCLWLPGIEKKTEARVEQRLGPQLSSPGIYATLKFFYKQALKPSAVMPRVYNALPVITLIVVAVIFLLLIPQVMVAWGPFASLVAVVGLLKVEEVMYLFMSSFSQSLLSKTMPFPDHAKGGKHIDAKQSFLEQISANRSLKLISYGSLPFYIALFIPAIMARSINLLDIVVYQQVAGPILFTLPGIIGTIVFFIGFLIILNSNPFAYLEGHSDVIQGPILEYMSKSRAIYVMSHALLIFVGACIYSTLFLGMPPVFGISMIVPIIVSIILTMAAAVVAAFSPLFTNREFYPTVISTSMISVVVVIVAFL; this is encoded by the coding sequence TATGATTGTATGTCTATGGTTACCAGGTATTGAAAAGAAGACAGAAGCAAGAGTAGAACAGAGACTCGGACCTCAACTTTCAAGTCCTGGTATCTATGCAACATTAAAGTTCTTTTATAAACAAGCATTAAAACCATCCGCAGTAATGCCTAGAGTATATAATGCATTACCTGTAATAACATTGATTGTAGTAGCTGTAATATTCCTACTATTAATACCACAAGTAATGGTAGCATGGGGACCATTTGCAAGTCTAGTAGCAGTTGTTGGATTACTTAAAGTGGAAGAAGTAATGTACTTATTCATGAGTTCATTTTCACAATCACTTTTATCTAAAACAATGCCTTTCCCAGACCATGCAAAAGGTGGAAAACACATAGATGCTAAACAATCATTCTTAGAACAAATAAGCGCAAACAGATCATTAAAACTTATATCATATGGTAGTTTACCATTTTATATAGCTTTATTCATACCTGCTATAATGGCTCGTAGTATAAACTTACTAGATATTGTTGTATATCAACAAGTAGCTGGTCCTATACTATTCACATTACCAGGTATAATTGGTACAATAGTATTCTTCATAGGATTCTTAATTATACTTAACTCAAATCCTTTCGCATATCTGGAAGGTCATTCAGACGTAATTCAAGGTCCAATTCTTGAATACATGTCTAAATCAAGAGCTATATATGTAATGTCACACGCACTCCTAATCTTTGTTGGAGCATGTATATACTCCACATTATTCTTAGGAATGCCACCCGTATTTGGTATATCAATGATAGTACCTATCATAGTATCTATAATATTAACAATGGCAGCAGCTGTAGTAGCAGCATTCTCACCATTATTCACTAACCGTGAGTTCTATCCTACAGTTATCTCTACTAGTATGATTTCAGTAGTAGTTGTTATAGTTGCTTTCTTATAA